One genomic region from Ralstonia pickettii DTP0602 encodes:
- a CDS encoding LysR family transcriptional regulator produces the protein MNDMKHSSDQLDGFLLRLLVAVMEEKSVSRAAGRLNLPQSTVSAGLSRLRNIFEDPLFVRGRNSMVPTERMVSLYDRMRGALEELDGLCVPPAVSGPAEINRTFHFGSLDYVSSRFIPTVIARILRSMPSASVEVHSLTMDFDYLEALESGALDLVVGNWGSPPEHLHLLPLFEDEIVCLMRQGHPVLRRSDFSQADYLACDHLGLLPFNVNQLGVIDAYLAQLGLRRHVKVVLPYFNNVPDLLTQSDLIFTTSRRFAEAHAAALPLTVVPAPLPFPPMRFYLLWHDRTHRSIACRLLREAVAEAITGFHRTQSGSSRAAAAAPTTP, from the coding sequence TTGAATGATATGAAGCACTCAAGCGATCAACTGGACGGCTTCCTGCTCCGTTTGCTGGTAGCTGTAATGGAAGAAAAGAGCGTATCCCGCGCCGCCGGGCGTCTAAATCTTCCACAATCCACGGTGAGCGCCGGACTGTCCAGGCTACGAAACATCTTCGAGGATCCGCTGTTCGTCCGCGGGCGAAACAGCATGGTTCCGACTGAACGGATGGTCTCGCTCTACGACCGCATGCGCGGCGCGCTGGAAGAGCTGGACGGACTTTGCGTGCCCCCGGCGGTTTCGGGACCTGCAGAGATCAACCGAACGTTTCATTTTGGGTCATTGGATTATGTAAGTTCGCGCTTCATCCCGACCGTCATCGCTCGAATCCTGCGGAGCATGCCAAGCGCGTCAGTAGAGGTGCATTCGCTGACGATGGATTTCGATTACCTGGAAGCGCTCGAGAGTGGTGCGCTCGATCTCGTCGTCGGGAACTGGGGATCGCCTCCGGAGCATCTGCATCTTCTTCCGCTGTTTGAAGACGAGATTGTGTGCCTCATGCGTCAGGGCCACCCCGTCCTCAGACGGTCAGATTTCAGCCAGGCTGACTACCTCGCCTGCGACCATCTTGGTTTGTTGCCATTCAACGTCAATCAGCTTGGCGTGATCGACGCATATTTGGCCCAACTGGGACTGCGTCGTCACGTCAAGGTAGTCCTTCCTTACTTCAATAACGTACCGGACCTGCTGACACAGTCGGATCTGATCTTCACCACCAGTCGGCGCTTCGCGGAAGCGCATGCGGCGGCGCTGCCGCTGACGGTCGTGCCCGCGCCGCTGCCCTTCCCGCCGATGCGCTTCTATCTGCTGTGGCATGACCGGACCCATCGGTCGATCGCGTGCCGGCTGCTCAGGGAAGCCGTCGCGGAAGCCATCACCGGATTTCACCGGACTCAAAGTGGATCGAGTCGTGCCGCGGCTGCGGCGCCAACGACCCCCTAA
- a CDS encoding porin — translation MRRTQYAAAAAGALAFQIFGAHAQSAVTLYGLTDVFLGSLKNSGAPAHTSVLNNGGMTTSYFGLRGREDLGAGMGAFFALESYLRVDSGASGRFTGDPLFARGAYVGLDGGFGKIALGRNANPYFVSTLSFNAFRDSFTFSPMMLHTFIASGLGKPSIQGDTAWSNSVLYTTPSWGGLTGNVIYALGESPGHSGQGNYGANITYAGGKFSATLAAQYVAIAPLFNNGATTQKAIQAGISYDFAVTKLFAQYQYANSNNTLRDNTYSLSASTPVGAGKVLIAWAHTARSFTGTETQRRNTASIGYDYFLSKRTDVYINYMYDKVSGLATGNSFGLGIRHRF, via the coding sequence ATGCGAAGGACTCAATATGCCGCTGCGGCGGCAGGGGCGCTTGCGTTCCAAATTTTCGGAGCTCATGCCCAAAGTGCCGTGACATTGTATGGACTGACTGACGTTTTCCTGGGCTCGCTTAAGAACAGCGGTGCACCGGCACATACCTCAGTGCTCAATAACGGCGGCATGACGACGTCCTATTTTGGCTTGCGGGGCCGTGAGGATCTCGGTGCCGGTATGGGAGCATTCTTTGCCCTGGAGAGCTATCTCCGAGTGGACTCTGGGGCTTCAGGCCGCTTTACCGGCGATCCGCTGTTTGCTCGTGGTGCCTATGTCGGGTTAGACGGCGGCTTCGGCAAGATCGCACTGGGTCGAAACGCAAATCCATATTTCGTTTCGACATTGAGTTTCAATGCATTCCGCGACTCCTTCACTTTCTCGCCGATGATGTTGCATACGTTCATTGCGTCGGGCCTTGGCAAGCCTTCGATCCAGGGCGACACCGCATGGAGCAACTCTGTGTTGTACACAACCCCATCGTGGGGCGGGCTCACGGGCAATGTCATATACGCACTCGGCGAGTCGCCGGGACATTCCGGACAGGGCAACTATGGAGCCAACATTACGTACGCCGGCGGGAAATTCAGCGCCACACTGGCGGCCCAGTATGTCGCCATCGCTCCTTTGTTTAACAACGGCGCAACGACACAGAAGGCAATTCAAGCTGGCATCTCGTATGACTTCGCCGTGACCAAGCTGTTTGCACAGTATCAGTACGCGAACAGCAACAACACATTGCGGGATAACACCTACTCGCTCAGCGCTTCGACGCCGGTCGGGGCGGGGAAAGTCTTGATCGCGTGGGCGCACACAGCCCGTAGCTTTACCGGGACGGAAACCCAACGAAGGAATACAGCTTCAATCGGCTACGACTATTTTCTCTCCAAGCGCACCGATGTCTACATCAACTACATGTACGACAAGGTAAGCGGATTGGCCACTGGCAATAGCTTCGGCTTGGGGATCCGTCACAGGTTCTGA